The following nucleotide sequence is from Candidatus Hydrogenedentota bacterium.
TCAGCCTTGATGCGCAGTCCCGTTTCCGCAAATGTCTCGAACGGGATCCCGGCAATGCCCAGGTCGCCGATACGCAATGCCTGGACCCAGATATCCACGGTGTCCGGACATTCCCTGAGGTTCAACGTGCGCTGTGCGTAAGAACGCTTGACGATGCCCACCTCGGCTTCGGGCTTGCCGAGAATGTCATTGGCCCACTGCACCTGGGCCTCATCGGGTTTGCGCAGGCCCAGCGTCAGCTTGGTCAGCCGGCCGCCGAGTTTCACCTGGTCCTTGAATTCGATGGTCTGATATGCCCGGAAAACCTCCGCCGCGACGATATTGGCGACCCGGTACATCTGGTCGTAGGGCTCGCGCTTTGGACGCGGCTGACTGTGATTGATGTTGTTGACGTCTCCGCTCGTGCCGTTGGACAAGATGCCCACGAAGGGCGGTTCAAGCCGGTCTGCGCCGAGCAAGTCCTGGATACGGTCAGTAAAGACGCCGTAGTAGTCCGCGGAAATGTGCCCGCCGGGCACGCCGCCCACGTAGTGCAGCGAGTAGTTCGCCAGAAGCGCGATCGGCCGCCCTTCCACGGACCGTACCGCCAGAAACACGATCCCGGGGTCGGTTGGTCCGGCCGGCTTCACCAAAGATGCGTGCCCCCCCGGCGGATTCATGCGTACCTGGTCCTGCGCGCCATACGGGCTAACCATCAGAGCAGGATCGCTCATGTACCATCGTCGGTTGAAGACCTGGTCCGGTTCTTCACCTTTCCCCCAGCCGACCTGGGCCGGTTCGAGATTGTTGATGGCGCACTGAACGCCGTCGACGATACGGTCCGCCAAGAACCGCTGATACTGAGTAAGCTCCCCGTAAACCCCGGGACATTTCGATACTCTTGCGGGCGGCCCCGAATGCGTATGGGTAGACGCCATGAACAAGTGTTCGGGGGGAATTCCAGTGATTTCCTGAAGCCGTTTCTTCGCCTCGTCAAATACGTTCTGATCAATGCCCAGGTTGTCGCAGATCACGATGGCCAGACGCCGTTCGCCGTTGTCGAGCACCAGACAGCGCACGTGCAGGTCATCATGAATGTGGGTGGCTTTCGGGACTTCAAAGTTACCCACGATGTCGCACCCCAGCGGCGGCGTGATATTTGCCTTGGCTGCGCCCGCCCGCAACACCGGCGCTTCCGTTTCCGCCGCATTGCCTGCCATCGCGAACAGACACGCCGCTGCCAACAGACCAAGTCCGAATTGCATAACAGAATTGAGCTTCAACGAGTTCATGGGCTGCCTCCTTGAATTGTGTTATGGCCGCATTGTAGCAGAACCACTCGCACAGGGCATGGCGCAACGGCGGCGGTGCCGGCCCGGGTTCGCCGCGAGCCATGGTATACTGGCTTCGATTCACGGATACACCAGGCTTTGCGCCGGGAGGATCATCGCCATGGAGCCCGCAAGGAAAGAACAGTTTCTCACACTTTGGAACAAGTACTTCCCGGGAGCGGACCTGCCTATAACGTTCTTCTACACGAACCAGCCCCGGGGAGCGGAACCGCCCGACGAACACCAGTGTTTTCTTGCCCAATTGGCCGATGTCCGAAGAGGACGTACGCTCTTCTTCAGCGTGGATTCGGTCGTGTGCTCGGGGGGAAAGAGGTATCTGGGCTTTTCTCAGGCGCTCATGCCCAAGTTCGAATACTTCCTTTCATGCGGCATCCCCGGCAAGATGGAAGGTGAGCGGTACAAGAAATCCCCGGAACTGGTGAAAGAATTGTTGGAGAAGGCGCCCACGTTCGTTGCCCCAGCGCCCTACGCCGTCTTCAAGCGCTGGGATTGCCTCGGACCCGACGATCAGCCGGAGGCAGTCATATTCTTCGCACGGCCGGATGTACTTTCCGGACTGTTTACGCTCGCGGGTTTCGAGGAGTCCGATCCCGAAGCCGTGGTGGCTCCGTTTTGCGCGGGTTGCGGGTCAATTGTTTGTTATCCGTATCTGGAAGGGCGTCGTGAGCAGCCTCGGGCCGTGTTGGGATTGTTCGATGTCTCCGCGCGGCCTTGGGTGCCCGCGGAAACATTGACCTTCGCCATTCCGATGCGCAAGTTCGAACGCATGGTTGACGACATGGACCAGAGTTTCCTGATAACCGGTTCGTGGGAGCGGGTGAAGGCCCGCCTGTAGAGGAAATCCGGGGAGTCTTCGGGGACACGATAGAATGGCACTGACTTAAGCGACAACTGGGGGCCGGTTTTCCAACCGGCCCCCGCTCGGCATGCCCACGCATCATTGCTCTTCTCTAGTTCTCGAGACCTTCGGCCGCACGGGTGGCGTGGTCACGAAACCACGCCACAGCGGGAGCGCCACAGCCGGAGGGAGCGTGCGCGCGTTTCTTACCACAGGTGTCTTGGGCATTCACACTGACAATTGAGTATTGTGTCCCCAGAATTGCTTAGACCCGGATAAACGTTCCCTTGCGGTAGAGGTAGAGCAGGATCAGCCAAACAATCAGGAACCCGGTGAACGCGATGACGAAGGGACCAGCCTGTCCCAGTTTCGCGGCCAGCCCGCCGACGAGGTCTTCGCTGATGTGGCGGAAATCGATGAGATGTGTCGCGACGTACACGGCGATGGCGTTCATGCCAATTACAATGAATGGGAACGCCCATTTCCGGTATTTCTTCACGTCGATGACCCAGTAAAAGCCCGCGAGCAAGAGGTAGCTCAATCCGCCGGCCCACAGGACCATCGAGCTTGTCCAGATGTGCTTGATAATGGGGAACCATATCCCCCATATCCACCCCGCTGCAAGACATCCAACGCCGGCCGCCAGGAGGGTGAGGGCTTTGTTGTTGGGCGTCCGGTCTGAGCGCAGCACGTGTCCTCCCAGAGCGCCGAGCAGGACGCTTGCGGCGAACCCCAAGCTGCTGAGCACCCAGGTGTAGGTCGTGCCGTCGCGGAACCGGCCCAGGACCGCCTCGTCAACGTACATGGCCAGATTGGCAGCTGGTTCCAGCACGCCTGCGCCGTGCCCGGGAATGGGGACAAACGCCATCAGCAGCCAGTATGCCACCAGCAGGGCGCCGGTGGCGAGCATCTGCCCCCTGACGGACACGGTCAGCATCAGGATGGTGGCAACGAGATATCCCGACGCGATGGATTGCAGCGTATTCGAGTATACGTGCAACTTGGACAGGTCGAATTCCAGGAGGTTGCCCTGAACCATCATGCCCAGCACCCAGAGAAGAAGGATTCTGCGCG
It contains:
- a CDS encoding neutral/alkaline non-lysosomal ceramidase N-terminal domain-containing protein, which translates into the protein MNSLKLNSVMQFGLGLLAAACLFAMAGNAAETEAPVLRAGAAKANITPPLGCDIVGNFEVPKATHIHDDLHVRCLVLDNGERRLAIVICDNLGIDQNVFDEAKKRLQEITGIPPEHLFMASTHTHSGPPARVSKCPGVYGELTQYQRFLADRIVDGVQCAINNLEPAQVGWGKGEEPDQVFNRRWYMSDPALMVSPYGAQDQVRMNPPGGHASLVKPAGPTDPGIVFLAVRSVEGRPIALLANYSLHYVGGVPGGHISADYYGVFTDRIQDLLGADRLEPPFVGILSNGTSGDVNNINHSQPRPKREPYDQMYRVANIVAAEVFRAYQTIEFKDQVKLGGRLTKLTLGLRKPDEAQVQWANDILGKPEAEVGIVKRSYAQRTLNLRECPDTVDIWVQALRIGDLGIAGIPFETFAETGLRIKAESPLPVTFTISQANGGFGYLPTPAQHALGGYETWLGTSKVAVDSEPTIVSTLFQQLAELAAE
- a CDS encoding DUF169 domain-containing protein, encoding MEPARKEQFLTLWNKYFPGADLPITFFYTNQPRGAEPPDEHQCFLAQLADVRRGRTLFFSVDSVVCSGGKRYLGFSQALMPKFEYFLSCGIPGKMEGERYKKSPELVKELLEKAPTFVAPAPYAVFKRWDCLGPDDQPEAVIFFARPDVLSGLFTLAGFEESDPEAVVAPFCAGCGSIVCYPYLEGRREQPRAVLGLFDVSARPWVPAETLTFAIPMRKFERMVDDMDQSFLITGSWERVKARL
- a CDS encoding DUF5009 domain-containing protein → MSVAATREQSKNSEPGVPAARSERLASIDALRGFDMFWIIGGDALFLSFVAIFVNPVPDWLARQFDHVAWKGFVGWDLIMPLFLFVSGASLPFSLSKWTGTGRDKKDKKALYIRLARRILLLWVLGMMVQGNLLEFDLSKLHVYSNTLQSIASGYLVATILMLTVSVRGQMLATGALLVAYWLLMAFVPIPGHGAGVLEPAANLAMYVDEAVLGRFRDGTTYTWVLSSLGFAASVLLGALGGHVLRSDRTPNNKALTLLAAGVGCLAAGWIWGIWFPIIKHIWTSSMVLWAGGLSYLLLAGFYWVIDVKKYRKWAFPFIVIGMNAIAVYVATHLIDFRHISEDLVGGLAAKLGQAGPFVIAFTGFLIVWLILLYLYRKGTFIRV